A part of Cannabis sativa cultivar Pink pepper isolate KNU-18-1 chromosome 6, ASM2916894v1, whole genome shotgun sequence genomic DNA contains:
- the LOC115695678 gene encoding uncharacterized protein LOC115695678: MASDLAEGEEVVVAAVSDDESERIVKLGSYGGMVRLLLDDDDDDGDDDDAASEETMLLWGIQQPTHSKPNAFVSQSSLHLTIDACGHSLSVHQSPSSLITPGVTGSVMWDSGIVLGKFLEHAVDSGMLNLQGKKIVELGSGCGLVGCIAALLGGQVILTDLPDRLRLLKKNVQVNLDHGNVRGSATVTELIWGDDPDTEVIEPLPDFVLGSDVIYSEGAVADLLETLQQLCGCNTTIMLAGELRNDAILEYFLKGAMKEFQVGRVDQTQWHPDYNSGRVVLYVLVKK; the protein is encoded by the exons ATGGCTAGTGACCTAGCAGAAGGAGAAGAAGTAGTAGTAGCAGCAGTGAGCGACGATGAGAGTGAAAGAATAGTAAAATTGGGATCGTACGGAGGGATGGTGAGGCTACttcttgatgatgatgatgatgatggtgatgacGATGATGCCGCCTCTGAAGAGACGATGCTGCTTTGGGGTATTCAACAGCCAACACACTCCAAACCTAACGCCTTCGTCTCTCAGTCCTCTCTACACCTCACTATTGACGCCTGCGGCCACTCTCTCTCTGTTCACCAGTCCCCTTCTTCCTTG ATCACTCCTGGGGTAACTGGTTCGGTAATGTGGGACAGTGGAATTGTTCTAGGCAAATTTTTGGAGCATGCGGTAGATTCAGGGATGCTTAATCTTCAAGGAAAGAAGATTGTTGAACTGGGCTCTGGATGTGGATTAGTTGG CTGCATTGCAGCTCTTTTAGGTGGTCAAGTTATCCTAACTGATCTGCCTGATCGACTGAGACTACTAAAAAAGAATGTCCAAGTCAACCTTGATCATGGAAATGTGCGAGGTTCTGCAACAGTGACGGAGTTGATTTGGGGAGATGATCCTGATACAGAAGTGATTGAGCCATTACCTGATTTTG TTCTCGGATCTGACGTGATCTATAGCGAGGGAGCTGTGGCAGATTTGTTGGAAACACTTCAACAACTCTGTGGATGCAATACAACTATCATGTTAGCCGGAGAACTTCGAAACG ATgctatccttgaatactttttAAAGGGTGCTATGAAGGAATTCCAGGTTGGAAGAGTTGATCAAACACAATGGCATCCAGATTACAATAGTGGACGTGTTGTTTTGTATGTTCTTGTCAAGAAATGA
- the LOC115695152 gene encoding protein FAR-RED ELONGATED HYPOCOTYL 3-like has protein sequence MSHVALQSGGYERMPCQLRDLYNRVAGAKREEKIETDSEGALGFLDCLAEKDPNLFVVYQVDDENQLANLFWANGNSRVDYVAFGDVLGFDTTYMTNEYNKPLTVLIGVNHHFNTCIFGLALLLHEKLPSYSWLLQKFLECHGDKKPNIVVTDQDVAMKQAIIEHMPDVTHRLCAWHLNTNASKKVKDPIFLKTFKDLMYNYYKEEEFEARWLHVIQTQQLTDNEWCQTTFDSRQQWAETYLRGSFVAGMRITQRCESINFALKKFLEKNYCLREFVTTIDMTVSKLRHNETANDFKSRCTRPHPPNPTCLTTYYNQCAEFYTRTMYHKVPEQLDLENNYFVISQEQEGEWQIFTIGKFQHPDVQYRVHYCEGRRALHCSCMLYESQGYPCRHLWATMKRLNMRRIPNSLLIKRWKKSAKTNLHLHFYPLAQPQQHIYEMARFGSLSSLTYNFTFYATKSEDSYNRAKEEIERLTLMFKEEFELNSNPQGETPQLGRYRNNPNIIKDPKVVRTNGTRNPRKGPNKEQIPRNSRHCPICRSSDHDYRRCPNRQHNTGSQGQQPPNNQQTSDSFNDHSNAYFPELPSSTQESYYGHSYN, from the coding sequence ATGTCTCatgttgctttgcaaagtggagGTTACGAGAGAATGCCATGTCAACTTCGAGATTTGTACAACAGGGTTGCTGGTGCGAAGCGAGAAGAGAAGATAGAGACGGACTCAGAAGGGGCGCTGGGATTTCTGGATTGTCTCGCAGAGAAGGATCCTAATCTCTTCGTTGTCTATCAGGTTGACGACGAGAATCAATTGGCTAACTTATTCTGGGCAAATGGAAACTCACGCGTGGACTATGTGGCTTTTGGGGATGTACTAGGATTTGACACAACCTACATGACAAATGAGTACAATAAGCCCCTCACTGTTCTCATTGGCGTCAACCACCATTTCAACACATGCATCTTCGGGTTGGCTCTCCTCCTCCACGAGAAGCTTCCATCATATTCTTGGCTACTTCAAAAATTTCTAGAATGCCATGGAGATAAGAAGCCAAATATTGTAGTTACTGACCAAGATGTGGCCATGAAACAGGCTATCATTGAACACATGCCCGATGTTACGCACCGTCTCTGCGCTTGGCATCTCAATACAAATGCTTCGAAAAAGGTTAAAGATCCGATCTTCTTAAAAACATTTAAGGATCTGATGTACAACTACTACAAGGAGGAAGAATTTGAAGCAAGATGGTTACATGTCATCCAAACTCAACAACTAACAGATAATGAATGGTGTCAAACAACATTCGACTCAAGACAACAATGGGCAGAAACTTATTTAAGGGGTTCATTCGTTGCAGGAATGAGAATCACACAACGTTGCGAATCGATCAACTTCGCTCTAAAAAAATTTTTAGAGAAGAATTATTGCTTGCGTGAATTTGTAACAACCATAGATATGACAGTCTCAAAGCTCAGACACAACGAGACTGCAAATGACTTCAAAAGCAGATGCACTCGACCTCACCCACCTAATCCTACATGCTTGACCACTTACTACAACCAATGTGctgaattctacacaagaaCTATGTACCACAAGGTTCCTGAGCAGCTTGATTTAGAGAATAATTATTTTGTCATAAGTCAGGAGCAAGAAGGAGAGTGGCAGATATTCACCATTGGAAAGTTTCAGCATCCGGACGTCCAATACCGAGTTCATTACTGTGAAGGCCGACGAGCACTACACTGTAGTTGCATGCTCTATGAAAGTCAGGGGTACCCTTGTAGACATTTATGGGCTACAATGAAAAGATTAAACATGAGAAGAATACCTAATTCTCTTCTCATAAAGCGATGGAAAAAATCCGCGAAGAcaaatctccacctacatttTTACCCGCTAGCACAACCACAACAACACATTTACGAGATGGCTAGGTTTGGATCTCTCAGTTCACTAACTTATAACTTCACTTTCTATGCAACAAAATCAGAGGATTCGTACAACCGTGCAAAGGAAGAGATTGAACGGCTAACTCTAATGTTCAAGGAAGAATTTGAGTTGAATTCCAATCCGCAAGGAGAGACGCCACAACTTGGAAGATATCGTAACAACCCCAACATTATTAAAGACCCCAAAGTTGTGAGAACAAATGGTACGAGAAATCCAAGGAAAGGACCGAACAAGGAGCAGAtcccaagaaactcaagacattGTCCCATTTGTCGCTCATCAGACCATGATTATCGACGGTGCCCAAATCGTCAACATAACACTGGATCTCAAGGGCAACAACCTCCAAACAATCAACAAACATCTGACTCATTCAATGACCACTCCAACGCGTATTTCCCGGAACTGCCTTCCTCCACACAAGAGTCTTACTATGGTCATTCTTATAACTAG